One window of the Granulicella arctica genome contains the following:
- a CDS encoding ubiquitin-conjugating enzyme E2 → MASPRIRRLKLDHDALKHRFADWPLIQITGTAGMPPEVYRITYAIKGLYVNPQGEIHERSSHLMEINLSLDYPRRAPQCRMHTPVFHPNFDDASVCIGDFWAASEGLDDLIIRIGRMIAYQEYNTRSPLNGLAARWAAEHPQLLPLDPRPIAPPTAAAVETPAPWSAPISIAE, encoded by the coding sequence ATGGCCTCACCCCGCATCCGCCGTCTCAAGCTCGACCACGACGCCCTCAAGCACCGCTTCGCCGACTGGCCGCTCATCCAGATCACCGGCACCGCTGGCATGCCGCCCGAGGTCTACCGGATCACCTATGCCATCAAGGGCCTCTACGTTAACCCGCAGGGTGAAATCCACGAGCGCAGCTCTCACCTTATGGAGATCAATCTCTCCCTCGACTATCCTCGCCGTGCCCCGCAGTGTCGCATGCACACCCCCGTCTTCCACCCCAACTTCGACGACGCCAGTGTCTGCATCGGCGACTTCTGGGCCGCCTCCGAAGGCCTCGATGACCTCATCATCCGCATTGGCCGCATGATCGCCTACCAGGAGTACAACACCCGCAGCCCCCTCAATGGCCTCGCAGCACGCTGGGCCGCCGAGCACCCGCAGCTCCTTCCGCTCGACCCTCGCCCCATAGCTCCGCCCACCGCCGCGGCCGTAGAAACTCCCGCCCCCTGGTCCGCCCCTATCAGCATCGCCGAGTAG
- a CDS encoding mechanosensitive ion channel family protein, which produces MTDKRRLILVIPAVVLVLCLVGSFLTQGAMANLQFLKNGKGPGSRSSEIVDQLPLQTAQALTPLAVSAEEQAFAHESLRVADHEVDQAFAMALRQANAENRTLTGKALEVSQKVTALQQTVKDDQAGVDALVASAKARNPGVDDDELDVAKAQLSLDTDELTDTQNNLAVVSGDQRGKIQEELAAHDAGMKKYDEHTDGGQTAVISSRRYGTLAGRLKGYFDQLSRESLIEQAKTQADADAKTLTAQYATLQQKAATLTTRMNADRAQANAPAAAPVPATIAGTPTAAPTVVAARPSRLISLRRLEAQKNILGILDDRIEGQKELSTNYAKWLAQVQLQHRIVVHLILQSFAWIAFIVLCAGLTGMLVQILVERRMKNRTQSELRSMHTLLTVLRLVVQLAALMLILLVVFGPPSQVPTILGLATAGLTVVFQDHILAFFGWFVLMGRNGIRIGDWVEISGVGGEVVEVGLFRTTLLEMGNWTEKGHPTGRRISFVNKFAMSGQYFNFSTNGQWMWDELTVNSPASEDSFAVMERIRAMLVEKTAEDTALAEAEWKRSTQQNVFTQFSATPSVEMRPAAAGIDLVIRYVTRAGDRLDMRNKLAQAVIGLMRGGAVVAPPAAIEAQTG; this is translated from the coding sequence ATGACCGATAAACGACGCCTGATTCTGGTGATCCCGGCGGTGGTGCTGGTGCTTTGCCTGGTGGGAAGCTTTCTGACGCAGGGCGCGATGGCGAACCTGCAGTTTTTGAAGAACGGCAAGGGACCGGGCTCTCGGAGCAGCGAGATCGTCGACCAGCTGCCGCTGCAGACAGCGCAGGCGCTGACGCCACTGGCGGTTTCGGCGGAGGAGCAGGCGTTTGCGCATGAGTCGCTGCGGGTGGCGGACCATGAGGTCGATCAGGCGTTCGCGATGGCGCTGCGGCAGGCTAATGCTGAGAACAGGACACTTACGGGCAAGGCGTTGGAGGTGTCGCAGAAGGTGACAGCGCTGCAGCAGACGGTGAAGGACGACCAGGCGGGCGTCGATGCGCTGGTGGCGAGCGCCAAGGCGCGCAATCCGGGCGTGGACGACGATGAGCTTGATGTGGCGAAGGCCCAGCTTTCGCTTGATACCGATGAGCTGACGGATACGCAGAACAACCTGGCGGTGGTAAGCGGGGATCAGCGCGGCAAGATCCAGGAAGAGCTGGCGGCGCATGACGCCGGGATGAAGAAGTACGACGAGCACACGGATGGTGGGCAGACGGCGGTGATCTCGTCGCGGCGGTACGGCACGCTGGCGGGACGGCTGAAGGGCTACTTTGACCAGTTAAGCCGGGAGAGCCTGATCGAGCAGGCGAAGACGCAGGCGGACGCTGATGCCAAGACGCTTACGGCTCAATATGCGACGCTGCAGCAGAAGGCTGCCACGCTGACTACGAGGATGAATGCGGACCGGGCGCAGGCGAACGCTCCGGCGGCCGCCCCGGTGCCGGCGACTATCGCGGGTACTCCGACCGCAGCTCCTACGGTTGTGGCAGCTCGGCCTTCACGGCTGATTTCGCTCCGCCGGCTGGAGGCGCAGAAGAACATTCTCGGTATTCTGGACGATCGCATCGAGGGCCAGAAGGAACTTTCCACCAACTATGCGAAATGGCTGGCGCAGGTGCAATTGCAGCACCGGATCGTGGTTCACCTGATTCTGCAGTCTTTTGCGTGGATCGCCTTTATCGTGCTGTGCGCCGGGTTAACGGGGATGCTGGTACAGATCCTGGTGGAGCGCCGGATGAAGAACCGCACGCAATCCGAGCTGCGCAGCATGCACACGCTGCTGACGGTGCTGCGGCTGGTCGTGCAGTTGGCGGCGCTGATGCTGATTCTGCTGGTGGTCTTTGGACCACCGAGCCAGGTGCCGACGATCCTCGGACTGGCTACGGCTGGGCTGACGGTGGTGTTCCAGGATCACATTCTGGCGTTCTTCGGCTGGTTTGTGCTGATGGGGCGGAACGGGATTCGGATTGGGGACTGGGTCGAAATCTCGGGCGTGGGCGGCGAGGTGGTGGAGGTCGGGCTGTTCCGAACGACGTTGCTCGAGATGGGCAACTGGACGGAGAAGGGACACCCGACGGGGCGGCGGATCTCGTTTGTAAACAAGTTTGCGATGTCGGGGCAATATTTCAACTTCTCGACAAATGGGCAGTGGATGTGGGACGAGCTTACGGTCAACAGCCCGGCGAGTGAGGACAGCTTTGCGGTGATGGAGCGGATTCGGGCGATGCTGGTGGAGAAGACGGCGGAGGATACGGCGCTGGCCGAAGCGGAGTGGAAACGCTCGACGCAGCAGAATGTGTTTACGCAGTTCAGCGCGACGCCGTCGGTCGAGATGCGGCCTGCGGCGGCGGGGATCGACCTGGTGATCCGGTATGTGACGCGGGCGGGTGATCGGCTGGATATGCGAAACAAGCTGGCACAGGCGGTGATCGGGCTGATGCGTGGGGGCGCGGTTGTGGCGCCTCCGGCAGCGATTGAGGCGCAGACGGGTTAG